The Coregonus clupeaformis isolate EN_2021a chromosome 13, ASM2061545v1, whole genome shotgun sequence genome includes a region encoding these proteins:
- the LOC121580193 gene encoding myb/SANT-like DNA-binding domain-containing protein 2 isoform X2, with protein sequence MAAPSNSDHSPEISTPLKMPKTEVPSPELEDLSDSNQYHSNPSTPNRFSPLNVGMTISGSAGRSGSAFASNSFTACRGMSWTPSETNALIAVWGNERLTEARMQQLEVAGTVFSGKAPGPAMYERVSRALAELGYERTPSQCRERMKTLRRCYSRVKEHGVGKRKSSYSIEQLEKVFGQGGWDSQTCAPVLINSSGLYQEMESDGSTMEDFSQEDWCNQVLASAFQEGEMETEETQPPKNASVPQLRPEPSEKLQKQEVMQNVVRILESVQVKWEHFQTWTDFSRLHLSNKLAIFGVGYNTRWREDVCYHYAEISSQVPLGKRLREYFNPEKAEGRVIMTKVQKMNWKNVYYKFLDITISEARCLELHIEVDWIPIAQSRVTGCSNGASQYLLPGGIPKTYGLYAIGYEEVAAESDYTGEDEVPDSPLQHQHSDQSLPLSGSSGSGGSGSESVVEVGGRVGEGEKTGAKVTYCYLGIAEERTLQQCLFQHFQSPGKNYSRRQHSAVTRFLQGNCSGTGQQAREEGLSMGPECSAIYIKFIEVELDFLSAGSLVECLEIAVGYSLKYNNKETL encoded by the exons ATGGCGGCGCCCAGTAACTCTGATCATTCTCCCGAGATATCGACGCCGTTAAAGATGCCGAAAACAGAAGTTCCATCACCAGAATTGGAGGATTTGAGTGACAGCAACCAATATCATTCCAATCCCTCTACACCTAATCGATTCTCACCTCTCAACGTAGGTATGACGATTTCTGGGAGCGCAGGCCGAAGTGGATCGGCCTTTGCCTCAAATAGCTTCACGGCTTGCCGAGGGATGTCGTGGACCCCATCCGAAACAAACGCCCTTATTGCGGTGTGGGGCAATGAAAGACTGACGGAGGCACGAATGCAGCAATTGGAGGTTGCAGGAACCGTTTTCTCTGGAAAGGCTCCTGGTCCCGCAATGTACGAGCGGGTCTCACGAGCCCTAGCAGAGCTCGGCTACGAAAGGACCCCATCCCAATGCAGGGAGAGGATGAAG ACGCTGCGCCGGTGCTACAGCCGAGTGAAGGAGCACGGCGTCGGCAAGAGGAAGAGTAGCTACTCCATCGAGCAGCTGGAAAAGGTGTTTGGCCAGGGAGGCTGGGACTCCCAGACGTGTGCCCCCGTCCTCATCAACAGTAGCGGCCTGTACCAGGAGATGGAGTCTGACGGCAGCACCATGGAGGACTTCTCCCAGGAAGACTGGTGCAACCAGGTGCTGGCCTCCGCCTtccaggagggagagatggaaactg AGGAAACACAGCCGCCAAAGAATGCCAGTGTCCCGCAGCTTCGACCTGAGCCCTCGGAGAAACTCCA GAAACAGGAAGTGATGCAGAATGTGGTGCGCATCCTGGAGTCTGTGCAGGTGAAGTGGGAGCACTTCCAGACGTGGACCGACTTCTCCCGACTGCACCTCTCCAACAAGCTGGCCATCTTCGGCGTGGGCTACAACACACGCTGGCGCGAGGACGTCTGCTACCACTACGCCGAGATCAGCTCCCAGGTGCCCCTGGGAAAGCGGCTGCGCGAGTACTTCAACCCGGAGAAGGCAGAGGGCCGTGTCATCATGACCAAAGTGCAGAAGATGAACTGGAAGAACGTTTATTATAAGTTCCTGGACATCACCATTAGCGAGGCACGCTGCCTGGAGCTGCACATCGAGGTGGACTGGATCCCAATAGCTCAGTCAAGGGTGACGGGTTGCAGCAACGGGGCCTCCCAGTACCTCCTACCTGGGGGCATCCCCAAGACTTACGGCCTGTATGCCATCGGTTACGAGGAGGTGGCGGCGGAGTCAGACTACACAGGGGAGGATGAGGTCCCAGACTCTCCGCTGCAGCACCAACACTCTGACCAGAGCTTGCCTCTGTCTGGATCGTCGGGCTCTGGCGGGTCTGGGTCCGAGAGTGTggtggaggtgggggggagagtgggggagggggagaagacgGGGGCCAAAGTGACCTACTGCTACCTGGGCATCGCGGAGGAGAGGACCCTACAGCAATGTCTGTTCCAGCACTTTCAGAGCCCCGGCAAGAACTACAGCCGCAGGCAGCATTCGGCCGTCACACGCTTCCTCCAGGGGAACTGCAGTGGCACAGGGCAGCAGGCAAGGGAAGAGGGCCTCTCCATGGGCCCTGAATGCTCGGCCATCTACATCAAATTTATCGAGGTGGAGCTAGATTTCCTCTCCGCTGGCTCCCTGGTGGAATGTCTAGAAATTGCAGTTGGTTACTCCCTAAAGTACAACAACAAAGAGACGTTGTAA
- the LOC121580193 gene encoding myb/SANT-like DNA-binding domain-containing protein 2 isoform X1: MAAPSNSDHSPEISTPLKMPKTEVPSPELEDLSDSNQYHSNPSTPNRFSPLNVGMTISGSAGRSGSAFASNSFTACRGMSWTPSETNALIAVWGNERLTEARMQQLEVAGTVFSGKAPGPAMYERVSRALAELGYERTPSQCRERMKVIGDRTLRRCYSRVKEHGVGKRKSSYSIEQLEKVFGQGGWDSQTCAPVLINSSGLYQEMESDGSTMEDFSQEDWCNQVLASAFQEGEMETEETQPPKNASVPQLRPEPSEKLQKQEVMQNVVRILESVQVKWEHFQTWTDFSRLHLSNKLAIFGVGYNTRWREDVCYHYAEISSQVPLGKRLREYFNPEKAEGRVIMTKVQKMNWKNVYYKFLDITISEARCLELHIEVDWIPIAQSRVTGCSNGASQYLLPGGIPKTYGLYAIGYEEVAAESDYTGEDEVPDSPLQHQHSDQSLPLSGSSGSGGSGSESVVEVGGRVGEGEKTGAKVTYCYLGIAEERTLQQCLFQHFQSPGKNYSRRQHSAVTRFLQGNCSGTGQQAREEGLSMGPECSAIYIKFIEVELDFLSAGSLVECLEIAVGYSLKYNNKETL; this comes from the exons ATGGCGGCGCCCAGTAACTCTGATCATTCTCCCGAGATATCGACGCCGTTAAAGATGCCGAAAACAGAAGTTCCATCACCAGAATTGGAGGATTTGAGTGACAGCAACCAATATCATTCCAATCCCTCTACACCTAATCGATTCTCACCTCTCAACGTAGGTATGACGATTTCTGGGAGCGCAGGCCGAAGTGGATCGGCCTTTGCCTCAAATAGCTTCACGGCTTGCCGAGGGATGTCGTGGACCCCATCCGAAACAAACGCCCTTATTGCGGTGTGGGGCAATGAAAGACTGACGGAGGCACGAATGCAGCAATTGGAGGTTGCAGGAACCGTTTTCTCTGGAAAGGCTCCTGGTCCCGCAATGTACGAGCGGGTCTCACGAGCCCTAGCAGAGCTCGGCTACGAAAGGACCCCATCCCAATGCAGGGAGAGGATGAAGGTAATTGGGGACAGA ACGCTGCGCCGGTGCTACAGCCGAGTGAAGGAGCACGGCGTCGGCAAGAGGAAGAGTAGCTACTCCATCGAGCAGCTGGAAAAGGTGTTTGGCCAGGGAGGCTGGGACTCCCAGACGTGTGCCCCCGTCCTCATCAACAGTAGCGGCCTGTACCAGGAGATGGAGTCTGACGGCAGCACCATGGAGGACTTCTCCCAGGAAGACTGGTGCAACCAGGTGCTGGCCTCCGCCTtccaggagggagagatggaaactg AGGAAACACAGCCGCCAAAGAATGCCAGTGTCCCGCAGCTTCGACCTGAGCCCTCGGAGAAACTCCA GAAACAGGAAGTGATGCAGAATGTGGTGCGCATCCTGGAGTCTGTGCAGGTGAAGTGGGAGCACTTCCAGACGTGGACCGACTTCTCCCGACTGCACCTCTCCAACAAGCTGGCCATCTTCGGCGTGGGCTACAACACACGCTGGCGCGAGGACGTCTGCTACCACTACGCCGAGATCAGCTCCCAGGTGCCCCTGGGAAAGCGGCTGCGCGAGTACTTCAACCCGGAGAAGGCAGAGGGCCGTGTCATCATGACCAAAGTGCAGAAGATGAACTGGAAGAACGTTTATTATAAGTTCCTGGACATCACCATTAGCGAGGCACGCTGCCTGGAGCTGCACATCGAGGTGGACTGGATCCCAATAGCTCAGTCAAGGGTGACGGGTTGCAGCAACGGGGCCTCCCAGTACCTCCTACCTGGGGGCATCCCCAAGACTTACGGCCTGTATGCCATCGGTTACGAGGAGGTGGCGGCGGAGTCAGACTACACAGGGGAGGATGAGGTCCCAGACTCTCCGCTGCAGCACCAACACTCTGACCAGAGCTTGCCTCTGTCTGGATCGTCGGGCTCTGGCGGGTCTGGGTCCGAGAGTGTggtggaggtgggggggagagtgggggagggggagaagacgGGGGCCAAAGTGACCTACTGCTACCTGGGCATCGCGGAGGAGAGGACCCTACAGCAATGTCTGTTCCAGCACTTTCAGAGCCCCGGCAAGAACTACAGCCGCAGGCAGCATTCGGCCGTCACACGCTTCCTCCAGGGGAACTGCAGTGGCACAGGGCAGCAGGCAAGGGAAGAGGGCCTCTCCATGGGCCCTGAATGCTCGGCCATCTACATCAAATTTATCGAGGTGGAGCTAGATTTCCTCTCCGCTGGCTCCCTGGTGGAATGTCTAGAAATTGCAGTTGGTTACTCCCTAAAGTACAACAACAAAGAGACGTTGTAA